The genomic DNA TTCTAGCGAGGGCGGTGACGTGGAACATCAAGAGGATAGAGGCCGTGGGGTGGTTTCGCTGATGAAGTATAACAACGACATTCGATTCCCCGCCATCCACACTCTGCGCCGCTACTGGGATGAGCTGCGCGGCCCGCGCCAAGTGCCTTCGCGCGCCGAGGTCGATCCCCGCGCCATTGAGGAAACGCTGGAATATGCCTTCATCCTTGAGCGGATCGCGCCCGGTGTGGGCCGCTTCCGCCTTGCGGGGATGCACCTGAATGACCTGATGGGCATGGAAGTGCGCGGTATGCCCTGCACCTCCATGTTCATGCCCGAGCACCGCGCCACCCTGAGCCGCGCGCTAGAGGAGGTCTTCGCTGGCCCCTCCACCGCCCTGCTCACCCTTGCTGGCGAGCGCGGCGTGGGCCGCCCGCCGATGGACGGGCAAATGCTGCTTCTGCCGCTCACCTCCGACTTCGGCGATGTAACCCGGGCGCTGGGCTGCCTCTGCACCATCGGTCCCATCGGCCGCTCCCCGCGCCGCTTT from Oceanicola sp. D3 includes the following:
- a CDS encoding PAS domain-containing protein, with the translated sequence MEHQEDRGRGVVSLMKYNNDIRFPAIHTLRRYWDELRGPRQVPSRAEVDPRAIEETLEYAFILERIAPGVGRFRLAGMHLNDLMGMEVRGMPCTSMFMPEHRATLSRALEEVFAGPSTALLTLAGERGVGRPPMDGQMLLLPLTSDFGDVTRALGCLCTIGPIGRSPRRFTVKDEIIRPVRVTAGAEDLGTPMTREERLKARKAAAKAKAETTPEAAPQGFAEPAPGFTPAPPSPPAPGDKPRLRLVRSDGEEVDAKG